From the genome of Dyella jiangningensis:
ACGACCTGACGTTCGGCATGACCTACGCGTATGCCGAGCGTTTCATCCTCGCGCTGTCGCACGACGAAGTGGTGCACGGCAAGGGTTCGCTGCTGCAGCGCATGCCGGGCGACCATTGGCAACGCTTGGCGAACCTGCGCGCGTACTTCGGCTTCATGTGGGCGCACCCGGGCAAGAAGCTGCTGTTCATGGGCGGCGAACTGGCCACGTGGAGCGAGTGGAACCATGACGGCGAACTGGACTGGCGCCTGTGCGATGACCCCATGCACGAAGGCGTGCGCAGGCTCGTCGCCGACCTCAATCGCGTGCTGGTGAACGAGCCGGCACTGCACCAGGAAGACGATCATCCGCGCGGCTTCGCCTGGATCGTGGCCGACGACGCGCCGCAATCCGTCTATGCCTTCGCTCGTTACGGCAGCGAAGGCACCGCGCCGGTGCTGGCCGTGTGCAATTTCACGCCGCAGCCGCGACACGACTATCGCATCGGCGTGCCCGAAGCGGGCCGATGGAGCGAACTGTGCAACACCGACAGTGCGTTCTACGGCGGCTCCAACGTGGGAAACAGCGGGGTGATCTCCACCCTGCCCCAACCCAGCCATGGCTATGCCCAGTCGCTGGTGCTCACGTTGCCGCCGCTCGCCACGCTGATCCTGCGTGCGGAGGACAGCTGATGGCGGCGGCGAGCTGGGGCGCCTCGCCGCTGCCCTCAGGGATGACCGAGTTCCGCCTGTGGGCCCCCGCCGCCGGGGAAGTCACCGTCGCACTGGAGGGCGCCCATGTGCCCATGCGCGCGCTGCGCCACGGCGTATTCGTGCTCCGGACCAAGGCCGCCGTCGGCGAGGGCTACCGTTTTCGCATCGATGGCGTAGACGCACCCGACCCGGCGGCGCGCGCGCAACTGGGTGACGTGCACGGGCCCAGCCTGGTGGTGGACCAGGGCAGCTACACCTGGCACCACGACGGCTGGCGGGGACGCCCGTGGCGTGAAGCGGTGATCTGCGAAATCCACGTGGGATGCATGGGCGGCTTCGAGGCCGTGACGCGGCAGCTTCCGCAGCTGCGCGACGCGGGCTACACCGCCATCGAGCTGATGCCCGTGGGCGAATTCCCCGGTAACCGCAATTGGGGCTACGACGGCGTGCTGCCTTTCGCGCCCGAGGCCAGCTACGGAACGCCCGACCAGCTCAAGGCCCTGGTCGACGGCGCGCACGGACTGGGCATGATGGTGTTGCTCGACGTGGTCTACAACCACCTGGGCCCCAGCGGCAACGCGTTGCCGCGCTATGCGCCGCTGTTCTTTCGCGCCGACACGCCGACCCCCTGGGGTCCCGCCATCGATTTCCGCCGTGCGCGCGTGCGCGAGTTCTTCGTCGACAACGCCCTGATGTGGCTGCGCGACTATCGCTTCGATGGCTTGCGCCTCGATGCGGTGCATACGATCCACCCGGCGTCCTTCCTCTACGACCTCGCCACGCGCATCCGCAACGGGCTGCCGTCCGGCCGACACGTGCACCTGCTGCTGGAAAACGAACGCAACGATCCGCGCCTGCTGGAAGACGCCTATACCGCGCAATGGAACGACGACGGACACAACGCATTGCATGCGCTGCTCACCGGCGAGCGCGAGGGCTATTACGCCGATTTCGCGCGCCGCCCGCTGGAGCACACCATGCGCATGCTCGCCGAGGGCTTCGTCTACCAGGGCCAGCGCGACTACCAGGGCCGCCGCCGCGGCCGGCCGAGCGATGGCCTGGCGCCCGACGCGTTCGTGCTGTTCCTGCAGAACCACGACCAGATCGGCAACCGTCCTCTCGGCGATCGGCTGATCACGCTCATCCCGCGCGAACGCTGGCGCGCCGCCATGGCGCTGGTCGCGCTGTGCCCGATGATCCCGATGTTCTTCATGGGCGACGAATGGGCGTGCGATACGCCGTTCCTGTATTTCACCGACTATCACGGCGAACTCGCCTCGCAGGTGCGCGAAGGGCGCCGCAACGAATTCGCCGCGTTCTCGGGCTTCTCGGATCCGGCCCGGCGTGCCGCCATCCCCGATCCGAACGCGCGCGCCACCTTCGAGGCGTCCCGCCCGCAAGGCGGCGACACCGCGGCCGCCGCGACGATGCGACGCTGGTTTCGCCACCTCGTCGACATGCGCATGCAACACCTCGTGCCGGGTATTCCCGGCTGCCACGCGCTCGGCTGCGCGCTGCTCGGCGGTCGCGCGCTGGTCGCGCGCTGGCGACTGGGCGATGGCGCGCTGTGGTCGCTCGCCTTCAATGTCGGCGATTCCAACCTGCGCTATAAGCCCGGGCCTTACGCGGTGCGCATCCATCTCGAAGCGGCGCAGCCCGGCATGCTCGAAGACGAGCTGCCGCCCGACAGCCTCGCCGCCTGGCGCGAGCCGCCGCCGTGAACGCCGCGCTCCAGCAACGAGCGCTCGCGGCCGGTATCGAAGTGGCGTGGACGGATGCGCAAGGTCAGCCCCGCCTGCTCGCCGCCGACACCATCGACGCCCTGCTCCAGGTGCTTGGCTCGCATGCGGCCGGCGACGACCCCGCGCTGCGCGTGGTCGTCGCCGGCGCACCGCTCGGCATGCCCGAACGTCCACGCGAGGCGTTCTGCCTCGATACGCGGCGTCACGTACCGCTGTTGCACGATGCCCAGGGGCGCGTGCACGCACCCGATCACCCCGGTCATTACCTTCTGCAACTCGGCTCGCGCGAACAGCACCTCGCCGTCGCGCCCGCGCGCTGCTACGGCGTCGCCGACCTCGCGTCTCGCAGCAGCGAGCGCGCGTGGGGCGTGAGCGCACAGGTGTATGGATTGCGCCGCTCGGATGACGGCGGACTGGGCGACAACCAGGCGGTCGCCGCCGTGGGCCGGCATGTCGCCGCGGCCGGTGGCGACGCGATTGCACTGAGTCCGCTGCATGCGGCGACGCCACCGGATGAAGGCTTCAGCCCCTACTCGCCCTCGCACCGCGCGTGGCTGGATACGCTGCAGATCGCGCCGGCGCAGGTTGCCGGCACCGAAGCGCTGCACGATGCGCTGGAGCGCAGCGGCCAGTTGCAGGCCTGGGTGCAAAGCGAACGCTCGCCG
Proteins encoded in this window:
- the treZ gene encoding malto-oligosyltrehalose trehalohydrolase, giving the protein MAAASWGASPLPSGMTEFRLWAPAAGEVTVALEGAHVPMRALRHGVFVLRTKAAVGEGYRFRIDGVDAPDPAARAQLGDVHGPSLVVDQGSYTWHHDGWRGRPWREAVICEIHVGCMGGFEAVTRQLPQLRDAGYTAIELMPVGEFPGNRNWGYDGVLPFAPEASYGTPDQLKALVDGAHGLGMMVLLDVVYNHLGPSGNALPRYAPLFFRADTPTPWGPAIDFRRARVREFFVDNALMWLRDYRFDGLRLDAVHTIHPASFLYDLATRIRNGLPSGRHVHLLLENERNDPRLLEDAYTAQWNDDGHNALHALLTGEREGYYADFARRPLEHTMRMLAEGFVYQGQRDYQGRRRGRPSDGLAPDAFVLFLQNHDQIGNRPLGDRLITLIPRERWRAAMALVALCPMIPMFFMGDEWACDTPFLYFTDYHGELASQVREGRRNEFAAFSGFSDPARRAAIPDPNARATFEASRPQGGDTAAAATMRRWFRHLVDMRMQHLVPGIPGCHALGCALLGGRALVARWRLGDGALWSLAFNVGDSNLRYKPGPYAVRIHLEAAQPGMLEDELPPDSLAAWREPPP